DNA sequence from the Chamaesiphon minutus PCC 6605 genome:
GGAGACGTTTTTCCAAGCTGGGGCGCAGCCGATCCATCTAAATCGATCGCTGATATTGCCAATAGCCCACTGGGGCAAATCCCTCTCCCTACTGAAGTTCTATCCAATACCCTAACATCAAACCTTCCTGGCATTACCACCACCTTATACGGCGATTATCCTGGCATCGGCAAACCACCGCTAGATCTCAACAATTTAAGTGAGACGGTTTATGTTGCGGATTTACCTGGTGTTTCTAAATTATCCTGGGACAATTTTATAAAAATCGACGCCATCCCAGCAGGATTGACGCTGCTAAAATTCGATCTGCTCCATTCGGGACAGAGAGAATTAAGCGTTGCTAATGGCGATAAAGTTGCTGCCGGAAGTAATAAAGAGCCGAATGCTCCCTGTAAAAACTGCGATGCAGTCGAATTGCTCAGTGCCGTAGCCTCCGATAGCAATCTAAGCCCTTACAACGGGACGATTTCGCCAATTGGCTTGCAGCTTAAAGGTGGTTATGGATTGCTCGGCGATTTGCTTACTGCGGCTGGGGTTCGGGAGGATTCGGGGTTTGAAGTGCCATACATCGGTTTTGACGGCTGCGGCTCGAAATGGTCTGCCAGATCTCCCAATATCCAGGGTGGGACGATCCAACAAACCCTCAATTTTCGCTATTGTTTCACTCTGCCATTTCTTGGATTCCAGGCTACTCCCTATTTTTTCCCATTGCCGTTGCCGTTGCCAGCTAACGAGAAGCAAGCCAATTTGTTATTGCCAATGAGAGTTAAACCCGTTGCCAATAAATTATTACCATTGCCAACGGTACCAACGCCTCCATCAATCCCTTCGACTCCTTCAATAGCTTCAGTTTCACCATCCCCAAACACTTCATCTGCTCCCACCATTCCATCTGCTATTGGGATTGACAAAGTAGCCTTATTTGGGAGTGCAACGAAGAACTCATATAGTCCGACTTTAAATATTTATTCCGATGGGGGATCGTCAGCTAAATTAACTGTAGGCAGCACACTTATTGCATTCGATCGTCAGCATATCTCCCAAACTCGACGATCGTTATAAGTAAATCGAAATACTCTGTATCCCACTTATCCGATGAAAAGTTTAAAAAGATTGACACCAACATTTACATTGGCAGCTTTACTGGCAATAAGTGGGGTTTCCATCGCAATTCCAGTAGCAAATTGGATTGGAAGTAGAATTAATACTCCCACTAAATATTCGATTGCTACAGATATTTCTTCAACTCAAGAAGTAGAGAGAATAGTCGAGCGCAGCGTCTACACTTCTAAAGATTTTGCGGCATCACAAGTCGCTAAAAAGATTCTGGCAGCACAGATTGAAAGTGGCGGCACCACATTTACGATTTATCGGTTTAATTTTCCGCAGACTTGTGGTAAAGCAGGTTGCTTGCATGTCGTAGTAGACGAGCGCGATAAATATGCCAATTCCCTACAGTTAATCGATTTACCAGATAAATCATTCCCTTTTGCAGCTATTAAAAAAGATGGTTGCTTCAACGTCCGACAACCAGTAGATAGCGCGATCGATAATTATGAAATATGCAAGCGTAGTTAGCCAGATTCCCAGTCCGTTTCCAAAGGTACCGAAGTTAGATTCCTCTCTGATGACTGTTTTAGGGCTAGGGGTTCTGTTCGTCATCCTCAGCATCATTCAGAGCAGACAAAAGAAACAAGGAAAAACGGCTACCGCAAGGTGGGCTACTCCAAGCGAGATTCAAAAGTGCCGCAAGCTGGCTAAAAGCGCGATCCGCAGGCGTAAATTCGATAATGCCGCCTACTATATCACCGAACCGATCGGTGTCCCTGTAAGCCGCCCAGACCGCATTCTGGGGCGAAAGTCCGGCGCGAGTATCATGTTTCCCGAAATCAATCGGGGGATGCTAGTCTGCGGTGCTACTGGTTGTGGCAAGACTGACAATATCATCAATCCTTGCCTACATTCGGCGATCGCTCAGGGAATGTCGATCGCGTTATTCGATGGCAAGGGTCGTGGCGGTCAATCTGAGACGTTAATTCCGCTCGCACTCAGACATGGATATGAGGTGAGAGTTTTAGCTCCAGGCGACCCGATTTCCAACACTTTTAATACTTTTGACTCGATTAAAGACGAGCGAGATGTTGCTGGGGCACGGGAGCGAGTAGCAGTACTAATTGACAATACCAGCGAAAAGGATGCTAAGAAGGACTCATTCTTCGATCCTGCGGGATCTTCGGTTTTATCTGGTGCTTTCTTACTAGCTAAATGGGTCGCCAAAACCGAAGGAGATCCGCTGCTTGCCAATATTCTGATGGTGAACCAGATTCTCAAATTGCCCGATTTATCCAAGCGATTGCAAGCCTGTCGCGACACCATCGATCCCTGGATATATTCTGAATTTGGAATCCTGACAGCGACGAGCAAAAAAGCAAGTCAAAATAGTCCCGAAGGTAGTATTTTGGCAACTGCGATTAAAATGCTGGCTCCGCTGGTAATACCGAATTATCTCCAGACGTTTTGCGGTAAAACCACATTTCCAGGCTTCGACCCTCAAGATCCGCTCAAGGTCGATGGCAAGCAAATGGTCGTGTTCATGCTCGATCCCGACAATGTAGCTAGTACCGTGCCATTAATTGCGATGGCAATTCACCAAGTCGTTGCTTATAACCTCAGAGCTGGGAGGCAAGAAGCAATGGTGGTCAGTCTCGACGAGTTTCATTTACTCAATTTACCCATCGTTCTAAAATGGTTGGCTGTCGATCGGTACAACGGATCTTCAATCATCATCGGTACGCAATATCTCAGTCAATTAGATGCCATCTATGGCAAAGATCGAGCTAAAGGCTTTCTAACTAACTGTAATACCAAAGCATGGTTTAACCCTGGCGATCCCGATACCGAACAAGCTCTCTCGAAAGCATTCGGAGAAGAAGAACTCCAATTAAAATCAAACTCTAAGTCTTATAACTTTGGTAAAAATAGTGGTAACAGCCGTTCGGAGAACGACCAGCTACATAAAAAGCCATTGATTGAAGCCCATATTATCGGTCAATTTCCTAAAGGTAAATGTATCATTCAGTCTCCAGGAACGGGAGATAAAGATAACGTTAGTATTCCTTTCGTCCATCAGTTTAGTTACGATCCAAAGCAAAGTAAAGCTTTCAAAGAACGTTCGATCGAGGATTACAATGCTGTTAGAGAAATCATTTGCGCTCACAACAATAATTCTCCTCAAACTTATTTTAGTCAAGAGCTGCATCGTTACACAGAGATCTTAGAACGACTATTGACACTGAGGTCTGAACCTGAAACTGCGAGCAATTCAAAAGTAATTCTCAATCCTTTACATGTGATTGGATTCAATATTTTAAATTTGTGTCAAGCAGCTAAATTCGATCTATCTAACTACACGATCGAGCCTCAAAAAAAATATTATGTCCCTGACGATTTAATAGTCAATGGTGACATTAAATCTCCATTAAGTTATCAAGATGTTATTAAATTGCTAGAATATACAAGAGATCGGGACGAGCAACCGCCGCCGCCCATCCCCGCCGCTACGGGCGTGAATCTCTAGATATTATCGTTAGGGGTTGGCGGGGATTAGGCTTGCGGCTGTCATATTTTTACTCAACTTAAATTTATGCTAACTACACCAACTTGTTGGGATCGAATCTACGTCAGAACAGATAAACAATGTCTATTCGCGTTAGATTGTGGCAGTCCCTTTTATGTCGAGGTCGATCCTTTATTACCTCAAACATATATCTCTATCCATTTAAACGATCGACTGATCTATTTCCACGATCTAGAGGCTAAACGAACGTTAGTAGAATGTCCGATCGGTATGGCTATTTATAACAGCCATAAAAAGCAGCTTGAGGATATGAACGAAGAAAGTGAGTTTGACGATCGATGCAAGATACCTTTTCACTGGCTATGCGATGGCGACGGACAAAGGATCGTGCTTAATATCGAACGTGATGATGGTAATTATGATGGACGACCTCTTTATGTGAAGGGACAATACGCGATCGATATTGTCGAACAAGCTGGATATTCCAATTTTTATGACTGTTCTTTAGCTGAGTATATTGGAATGCCGTTCGATCCAGAGAAACTATATTTTATCCCACCACATTGGGTCGAAGGTGAAATTGTCGATCTGTCACCGTCAGGAATACAAGATATTGTCGATTGGAATACCACTATAGATATTGGCAATATATTTGTCGAGAAAGATCCGACAACTGGTTCTGATACTTTTTGTGTTATTGGTAGTGACATCGAAAAGTCTTTAGAGGTAGCAGGTATCGATATGGGTTTCGATATCGAAGATGATAAAAAGTACTATATTCCTGCCGACTTAACAGTCGATGGACGAGCAAGATCGTTTAAAACCGATGATATTTGCCATTTAGTTGCATACAACAAGAAAAATACTAACCACCGTGCTCCGTTCTAACCTTTAGATCGGGAAAATAGATGCAGGAAACTTATAGCCAAATTCACAGTCAATCGGAACGGTCATCTCAACAGCTCAACCAAGCAGGAGCTAGTGCATTTGCAAATTTGATGGCAGCATTAGTAAAGCTTTCCAATCGGGAGAAAAAGAACAAGACCAAATCTAAAAAACTTACAGTAACTCGTACAAATCCCTCAGAAGCACGTTCTGTCGAATCGGCTACAGCATCTCGCACAAATTTACCCGAAACAACTATGGATTCTGGAGTTAAAGTTACCCGAAAAGATTCTGACAATCCCGATCTTAGTCCAGAGCAACAGGCGGAACGATCGATCGAGCAGTTAAATAGCCGCTTGGCAAATCAGAAATCTTTCAGTCGCGAAATCGATGTTAATGGAACTAAATATAAGTTTGACAAGCAGCGTAATGGGTCGATAAGCATCGAATCTAAAGATTCTAGGTTATTTGCCAAACAGGGAAAATCTCCATTTTTATTCGCTCAATCAGAAAAACTTACATTTACTGGTGATAAACAAAAAATAATTAAAGATTTACCAAATATCGTCGCGCGGGTCGAGCGCGAATTAGATTTAGAAAAACCGAAGCAGATAAATAATCGAAATGAAGTCCTATACGGATACGACTCAAATAACAATTTCATTGACAATAAATTATCTCAAAAAGATGCTCAAGCTGTCCTCGATTTGATGGGTAGCAAAGAGGGAACTACTATCGCAGGAGGAGAGAACCTGCTAATCGAATACGATGGCAAAAAGCTGTTTGAAACTGACGCTCAAGGGGTGGTAACTCATAGTGCTTACGATCGTGACCCCGAACTCCTCAGCAGTATTAAGCTCAAGGATGAGAACGGACTGACAGAGCTTACGAATTACGCCAAACGCATGGCTGCGACTCCAGATCGTGAGGCTAAAGGCAGTAAGGTAGAAGTCAGCAAAACCAACCCCAAAGCTGAATTAGTACCCGAACCACTTCAAGCAGCTACCCCAGTAGCACCCCGATCCCCGATTGGAAAAACGCTCGATCGCGCCGAACCTACAACAGAGGTAGATCGAACTCAGACATCTACTGTCGTTTACGATCGAGTATTAAAGTCGGAGTTTGATAAAGTTAAGCCGAAAAGTGAAAAAACCGTAAATATTGATGGTGTAAAATTCAGACTCAACCGTCAAACTCAAAGAGGAACGCGCTCCATCTTCGTTACTCCAAATGAAGGTAGCAAATCTATTCAGATCGGCAAACTAGATAAAGACGGTAAATTTCAGCCAGCTCCCAAACTTAACGATCCAAACGTCACCAAAGCTCTAGAGAAAGTTTTGGTGGCACGAGGGATCGATCCTCAACCAGTCAAAGAAGCCCAACAACTCGAAGTAGCCGCTCGATCGAAAGATCCCAACTATTTACCGATCGCTAAAGAAAACGCGCCCAGCCCTACGCCTAATCTTAGCAACTCTCCCGAATTAGCAACTGCTGGTAACGCTCCAAGTATCAACACACCCAAACCTAAGCCTAAGAATAAAACTAACGCCCCCGAACAAGCTACCACCACTGCTAACGCTCAGACAGTTACCCTGCCGACTCAAGGCGAAAATGTACTTAACTCCACGCCTGACTCTAGCAATAACTCTCCACAGTTCGCACAGGGTAGCCCTGAGAGAACTCCTGCACCTGCCAACGCTCAGACAGTTACTCTGCCAACTCAAGGCGAGAAAGGAACCGTAACACTGCCGACTAACGGCGGTAATTCCGAAAGATCGCAGCCAGAACCAGAAGTATCACCAAGCCGATAAATTCTTTAATAGTATTACAAAAATGAATAATTTAGATAAAACTGATACCGTAGATGTTGCCGATAAAATACAAGATTACGATCGTCAAAAAGGAGATTGGATTTCAACCTATGGCTCTGAATTACTTC
Encoded proteins:
- a CDS encoding type IV secretory system conjugative DNA transfer family protein codes for the protein MKYASVVSQIPSPFPKVPKLDSSLMTVLGLGVLFVILSIIQSRQKKQGKTATARWATPSEIQKCRKLAKSAIRRRKFDNAAYYITEPIGVPVSRPDRILGRKSGASIMFPEINRGMLVCGATGCGKTDNIINPCLHSAIAQGMSIALFDGKGRGGQSETLIPLALRHGYEVRVLAPGDPISNTFNTFDSIKDERDVAGARERVAVLIDNTSEKDAKKDSFFDPAGSSVLSGAFLLAKWVAKTEGDPLLANILMVNQILKLPDLSKRLQACRDTIDPWIYSEFGILTATSKKASQNSPEGSILATAIKMLAPLVIPNYLQTFCGKTTFPGFDPQDPLKVDGKQMVVFMLDPDNVASTVPLIAMAIHQVVAYNLRAGRQEAMVVSLDEFHLLNLPIVLKWLAVDRYNGSSIIIGTQYLSQLDAIYGKDRAKGFLTNCNTKAWFNPGDPDTEQALSKAFGEEELQLKSNSKSYNFGKNSGNSRSENDQLHKKPLIEAHIIGQFPKGKCIIQSPGTGDKDNVSIPFVHQFSYDPKQSKAFKERSIEDYNAVREIICAHNNNSPQTYFSQELHRYTEILERLLTLRSEPETASNSKVILNPLHVIGFNILNLCQAAKFDLSNYTIEPQKKYYVPDDLIVNGDIKSPLSYQDVIKLLEYTRDRDEQPPPPIPAATGVNL